Proteins co-encoded in one Pirellulales bacterium genomic window:
- a CDS encoding efflux RND transporter periplasmic adaptor subunit translates to MNVAPAEPPAIPISQPVERQVTDFVDFTGRIEAPQAVSVVPRVTGYLVNTPFKEGAEVKKDDVLFEIDSRPYQAQYDQAAGQVLLNEARVKEAMADNARAKELGKTPGAISKQDLDRYQAAEEEAEASVQAAKASLEVYNLNLGFCQVKSPITGQISRYYLTPGNLVNQDQTQLTTVVSVDPMYVYFDIDENTVLRVRRAVNEGKILRYQQGEIPVFIGLEGEEGYPHEGTINFVNNQVNPGTGSITVRGVVSNAKPANGVRLLSPGMFVRVRLPIGQPHDALLVIDRAIGSDQGMKYVYLVDDKNIVQQQRVETGALEEDGLRVIDSGLKAGEWVVIGGIQQVRPRMQITPDREPMPTLGLSSEGMTSASGKPAEGKSDAGKSNAAKSRDAKSGAKQSTDSKNSPSPGAKASPGPAKSD, encoded by the coding sequence TTGAATGTTGCGCCGGCTGAGCCGCCGGCGATTCCGATCAGCCAGCCCGTCGAACGGCAAGTGACCGATTTCGTAGATTTCACCGGGCGCATCGAGGCGCCGCAAGCCGTCAGCGTGGTTCCGCGCGTGACTGGTTATTTGGTCAACACGCCGTTCAAAGAAGGCGCGGAAGTAAAAAAAGACGACGTGCTATTTGAAATCGATTCGCGCCCTTATCAGGCCCAGTACGATCAGGCGGCAGGGCAGGTGCTGCTCAACGAAGCACGCGTGAAGGAAGCCATGGCCGACAACGCCCGGGCCAAGGAGCTGGGGAAAACGCCAGGCGCCATCAGCAAGCAAGATTTGGATCGCTACCAAGCGGCGGAAGAGGAAGCCGAGGCTTCGGTGCAAGCCGCCAAAGCCAGCCTGGAAGTTTACAATTTGAACTTGGGCTTTTGCCAAGTAAAATCGCCAATCACCGGGCAAATTTCCCGCTATTACCTCACGCCGGGGAACTTGGTCAATCAGGATCAAACGCAGTTGACCACGGTGGTTTCGGTCGACCCGATGTATGTCTATTTCGACATCGACGAAAATACCGTGCTGCGCGTTCGCCGAGCGGTGAACGAAGGCAAAATTTTGCGTTACCAACAGGGAGAAATTCCCGTGTTCATTGGCCTGGAAGGGGAAGAAGGCTATCCGCACGAGGGCACCATCAATTTCGTGAATAACCAGGTGAATCCAGGCACCGGCAGCATTACCGTTCGCGGCGTGGTGTCCAACGCCAAGCCCGCGAACGGCGTGCGGCTGTTGTCGCCGGGAATGTTTGTCCGCGTGCGATTGCCGATTGGCCAGCCGCACGATGCCCTGCTGGTGATCGACCGCGCCATTGGTTCCGACCAAGGCATGAAGTACGTGTACCTGGTGGACGATAAAAACATCGTGCAACAGCAACGTGTTGAAACCGGCGCGCTGGAGGAAGATGGCCTGCGCGTGATCGATTCCGGCTTAAAGGCCGGCGAATGGGTAGTAATCGGCGGCATTCAGCAGGTTCGTCCGCGCATGCAAATTACGCCAGACCGCGAGCCCATGCCCACGCTGGGCCTTTCCAGTGAAGGCATGACCAGCGCCAGCGGTAAACCCGCCGAGGGAAAATCGGACGCGGGCAAGTCCAACGCCGCGAAATCGAGGGATGCAAAATCCGGCGCTAAACAGTCAACCGATTCGAAAAATTCCCCTTCCCCCGGCGCGAAAGCCTCGCCGGGCCCCGCCAAAAGCGATTGA